The DNA segment GCAATGAGAGCAGATAACATTTCACCAAAAAACCGAACAGTTGCCAGACTTAAACCCGAATGCAAGGCAGGTTAATGATGAATGAACAAACTTATTGTGGTATTGATGTTGCTAAACGTCATTTCGTCATTGGGCTTTCTAACCAAAAACGAACAAAGACCGAAACCAACAACCCGAAAGGGATTGCGCATACCATTGAGTATTTACGTCGTTTCAGTGTGGACTTAATTGTCCTTGAAAGCACCGGTGGGCTTGAACTTCCATTAGCTAAAGCACTCCACCACGCAGGCTTTCGTGTGGTGATTGCCAACCCGCGACAAACCAATCAGTTTGCGATGTCGCAGTCACTAGCAAAAACCGACAATAAAGACGCCAAAATGTTGGCTTTTTACGCCCAGATGCTCGCAATGCGTGATAATGTAGCGCAACAGCTTTACATACCACCGACTCCCGAGCAAGAACAGCTTGAAGCCCTTGTTTCACGCCGTAATCAGCTTGTTGAAATGCGTTCCGCGGAGAAAAACCGCCTTGAACAAGTCCATTCCACACAACGACTCAGTGTTGAGCAGCATATCGACTATCTCAGTCTGCGTATTGATGAGCTGGATAGTGAAATCGAACATCATCTCAAACATTTTGACGATACAATAAAAAAGTTTAAAGACATCAAAGGGTTAGGCACACAAACGATAGCCGTTTTGATGTCAATGTTGCCTGAGTTAGGTCAATATACACATAAACAAATTGCTTCGCTTGTTGGCGTTGCGCCACATCCGAAAGAAAGCGGTAACACCAAATGGAA comes from the Avibacterium avium genome and includes:
- a CDS encoding IS110 family transposase is translated as MMNEQTYCGIDVAKRHFVIGLSNQKRTKTETNNPKGIAHTIEYLRRFSVDLIVLESTGGLELPLAKALHHAGFRVVIANPRQTNQFAMSQSLAKTDNKDAKMLAFYAQMLAMRDNVAQQLYIPPTPEQEQLEALVSRRNQLVEMRSAEKNRLEQVHSTQRLSVEQHIDYLSLRIDELDSEIEHHLKHFDDTIKKFKDIKGLGTQTIAVLMSMLPELGQYTHKQIASLVGVAPHPKESGNTKWKSRCSGGRKAVRNALYMATFVCVRFEPKLKQFYERLRANGKAFKVAINACMRKLLTILNAIVRDGSQWDAHAL